One window of Henckelia pumila isolate YLH828 unplaced genomic scaffold, ASM3356847v2 CTG_525:::fragment_3, whole genome shotgun sequence genomic DNA carries:
- the LOC140873229 gene encoding protein EMSY-LIKE 3-like isoform X2: MEYEAIDSSGTDDDRPQLQYNRGPVGGRVAENGRALVGLSSYQRMQGDMEFQIHNLEKIAYGAVLRAFKAQSNALSWEKEGLITELRRELRVSDDEHRETLAEVNADELIQRIREWKEAVGNRSAGVNAPQHVSNQLPSPTISQSRKKQKTSQQGNQFGPPSQSLHPQSVTSNVTPLPSAVKRGPPLGPGGRRINAPAFPSAKPMQYEFTDQYSTGVPVCDPAESIRDPLIGRRVMIKWPADNNFYEALITDYNPADGRHSLVYDSNTPNATLEWVDIKEVPPEDIRWVGDNPLISRPGEGGVQAGGGSEAGRGRIFSSNHIPNEIRTLRNGVVKEDLGEIEIFHTDTLINKVKKVLDASHPDELEMEKAKKMLKEHEQTLIEVIAKLAVACDSDGEHP, encoded by the exons ATGGAATATGAAGCTATAGACAGCAGTG GTACTGATGATGATCGTCCCCAGCTGCAGTATAATAGAGGTCCTGTTGGTGGGCGTGTTGCAGAAAATGGAAGAGCATTGGTAGGTTTATCATCGTATCAAAGGATGCAAGGTGATATGGAGTTTCAAATCCACAATCTGGAGAAAATAGCATATGGTGCAGTTCTACGAGCTTTTAAAGCTCAGTCCAATGCCCTGTCTTGG GAGAAAGAAGGTCTGATAACAGAACTAAGGAGAGAACTGAGGGTTTCAGATGACGAGCACAGAGAAACGCTTGCTGAGGTCAATGCAGACGAGCTCATTCAGAGAATCAGAGAGTGGAAGGAGGCAGTTGGAAACCGCAGTGCTGGGGTCAATGCTCCACAGCATGTCAGCAACCAACTACCCAGTCCAACAATTTCACAATCTCGGAAAAAGCAGAAGACATCTCAGCAAGGAAATCAATTTGGCCCGCCATCTCAATCTTTGCATCCTCAGTCGGTAACCTCTAACGTGACACCTTTACCTTCAGCTGTAAAACGGGGACCTCCCTTGGGACCGGGTGGCCGAAGGATTAATGCT CCTGCTTTTCCATCTGCGAAACCCATGCAATATGAGTTTACCGATCAATATTCAACTGGCGTTCCTGTGTGTGACCCAGCTGAAAGCATACGTGACCCATTAATTGGTAGGAGGGTGATGATAAAATGGCCTGCagacaataatttttatgaggcACTCATCACTGATTACAATCCTGCAGAT GGCCGTCATTCTCTGGTTTATGATAGCAACACACCAAATGCAACCTTGGAATGGGTTGATATTAAGGAG GTTCCCCCTGAGGATATTCGATGGGTGGGTGATAATCCTTTAATATCTCGACCAGGTGAGGGTGGGGTACAAGCTGGCGGTGGATCTGAGGCGGGAAGAGGGAGGATATTTTCATCAAACCATATTCCAAATGAAATTCGAACATTACGGAACGGGGTCGTCAAGGAAGATTTGGGAGAAATTGAGATATTTCACACAGACACATTGATAAATAAG GTGAAGAAGGTACTTGATGCAAGTCACCCTGATGAACTAGAGATGGAGAAAGCTAAGAAAATGCTCAAG GAACATGAACAAACATTGATCGAAGTGATAGCAAAACTTGCAGTTGCATGTGATAGTG ATGGTGAGCATCCTTGA
- the LOC140873229 gene encoding protein EMSY-LIKE 3-like isoform X1, with protein MEYEAIDSSGTDDDRPQLQYNRGPVGGRVAENGRALVGLSSYQRMQGDMEFQIHNLEKIAYGAVLRAFKAQSNALSWEKEGLITELRRELRVSDDEHRETLAEVNADELIQRIREWKEAVGNRSAGVNAPQHVSNQLPSPTISQSRKKQKTSQQGNQFGPPSQSLHPQSVTSNVTPLPSAVKRGPPLGPGGRRINAGQPAFPSAKPMQYEFTDQYSTGVPVCDPAESIRDPLIGRRVMIKWPADNNFYEALITDYNPADGRHSLVYDSNTPNATLEWVDIKEVPPEDIRWVGDNPLISRPGEGGVQAGGGSEAGRGRIFSSNHIPNEIRTLRNGVVKEDLGEIEIFHTDTLINKVKKVLDASHPDELEMEKAKKMLKEHEQTLIEVIAKLAVACDSDGEHP; from the exons ATGGAATATGAAGCTATAGACAGCAGTG GTACTGATGATGATCGTCCCCAGCTGCAGTATAATAGAGGTCCTGTTGGTGGGCGTGTTGCAGAAAATGGAAGAGCATTGGTAGGTTTATCATCGTATCAAAGGATGCAAGGTGATATGGAGTTTCAAATCCACAATCTGGAGAAAATAGCATATGGTGCAGTTCTACGAGCTTTTAAAGCTCAGTCCAATGCCCTGTCTTGG GAGAAAGAAGGTCTGATAACAGAACTAAGGAGAGAACTGAGGGTTTCAGATGACGAGCACAGAGAAACGCTTGCTGAGGTCAATGCAGACGAGCTCATTCAGAGAATCAGAGAGTGGAAGGAGGCAGTTGGAAACCGCAGTGCTGGGGTCAATGCTCCACAGCATGTCAGCAACCAACTACCCAGTCCAACAATTTCACAATCTCGGAAAAAGCAGAAGACATCTCAGCAAGGAAATCAATTTGGCCCGCCATCTCAATCTTTGCATCCTCAGTCGGTAACCTCTAACGTGACACCTTTACCTTCAGCTGTAAAACGGGGACCTCCCTTGGGACCGGGTGGCCGAAGGATTAATGCT GGTCAGCCTGCTTTTCCATCTGCGAAACCCATGCAATATGAGTTTACCGATCAATATTCAACTGGCGTTCCTGTGTGTGACCCAGCTGAAAGCATACGTGACCCATTAATTGGTAGGAGGGTGATGATAAAATGGCCTGCagacaataatttttatgaggcACTCATCACTGATTACAATCCTGCAGAT GGCCGTCATTCTCTGGTTTATGATAGCAACACACCAAATGCAACCTTGGAATGGGTTGATATTAAGGAG GTTCCCCCTGAGGATATTCGATGGGTGGGTGATAATCCTTTAATATCTCGACCAGGTGAGGGTGGGGTACAAGCTGGCGGTGGATCTGAGGCGGGAAGAGGGAGGATATTTTCATCAAACCATATTCCAAATGAAATTCGAACATTACGGAACGGGGTCGTCAAGGAAGATTTGGGAGAAATTGAGATATTTCACACAGACACATTGATAAATAAG GTGAAGAAGGTACTTGATGCAAGTCACCCTGATGAACTAGAGATGGAGAAAGCTAAGAAAATGCTCAAG GAACATGAACAAACATTGATCGAAGTGATAGCAAAACTTGCAGTTGCATGTGATAGTG ATGGTGAGCATCCTTGA